Proteins co-encoded in one Phycodurus eques isolate BA_2022a chromosome 21, UOR_Pequ_1.1, whole genome shotgun sequence genomic window:
- the nrn1a gene encoding neuritin: MAGSLALVLALHFAWLLQTALVSSAHCDAVFKGFSDCLLQLGDNVANYPTDLDDQQNLNKICTYWNDFHSCASTALSDCQEGTGDLWEKLKEESRSLDFHGSLFELCAVGNNAHPGRGPAGPLLAAALPGLLTWLLAL; the protein is encoded by the exons ATGGCGGGAAGCCTCGCGTTGGTGCTGGCGCTTCACTTTG CGTGGCTGCTGCAGACGGCGCTGGTAAGCTCCGCCCACTGCGACGCCGTCTTCAAGGGTTTTTCCGACTGTTTGCTGCAGCTGGGAGACAACGTGGCCAACTACCCCACGGACCTCGACGACCAGCAGAACCTGAACAAGATCTGCAC CTACTGGAACGACTTCCACTCGTGCGCGAGCACGGCGTTGTCCGACTGCCAGGAAGGCACCGGCGACCTTTGGGAGAAACTCAAGGAGGAATCCCGTAGTCTGGATTTCCACGGGAGTTTGTTTGAACTTTGCGCCGTGGGGAACAACGCCCACCCCGGGCGGGGCCCGGCGGGCCCGCTCCTGGCGGCGGCGCTGCCCGGCCTGCTCACCTGGCTGCTGGCCCTCTAA
- the LOC133396488 gene encoding coagulation factor XIII A chain-like — translation MNTTGRYNEPPSIINLVGNIDDFPEFQPFRPHEDGGEEEFDAEPGPRGRRDALSVEGVDMCREINMPEHRTRAYDTRNLVVRRGQEFVLHVTFSRPVTPRDKFQLEFLIGSNPSVRLRTLERVTFGTRHRGRWPGRIVDSQGSRTVLAITAPADTIVGKFRMYVTVVSWRGLQRTKRDPATDCYVLFNCWNSGDSVYYPEEQGRQEYVLNDSGVIYIGSRSTLLSRDWVFGQFERGILDACIYILDVCRMPIRNRSNAIEMVRKGSALINSQDENGVLVGNWSENFSGGMAPTLWTGSVNILLQYANTGSSVRYGQCWVFAGVFNTFLRCLGIPARVISNFNSAHDNNGNLKIELIFREDGSADERNTHDSIWNYHCWNEVFMTRPDLPPRLSGWQVVDATPQETSDGLYRCGPASVLAIKEGLVGHSYDGAFIFAEVNSDVIYVTQDKYGNELSTYVDKRLVGLGLFTKHILADAPVDITHTYKYQEGSGDEARAMETAQSFGLARDHPDQPVAADVLITVSLAAEQVDLGKDVYVTVEFQNHGDAAQTVKALVTCAVIYYTGVLSKRFKEEPVEVTVPPNQTERVVLKTKAQDYMKNLGFQRFLCFTLAGHGETVYLNAMKVVYLQAPHLQLKVSGVQEVGRHMFVNVSFTNTFNFPLYNVTLAMEGPRAVSNRTHFYNVLQPQASFNWKESFVPQVMGKRTLVAVMYAANLCEIWGKVDFLVEAGPAVAN, via the exons ATGAACACGACGGGGCGCTACAACGAGCCG CCGTCCATCATCAACCTGGTGGGCAACATCGACGACTTTCCCGAATTCCAGCCCTTCCGCCCCCACGAAGACGGCGGCGAGGAGGAGTTTGACGCCGAGCCGGGCCCGCGAGGCCGGCGCGACGCGCTGAGCGTGGAGGGCGTGGACATGTGCAGGGAGATCAACATGCCCGAGCACCGCACCCGAGCCTACGACACCAGGAACCTGGTGGTCCGCCGGGGCCAAGAGTTCGTCCTGCACGTCACCTTTTCCCGACCCGTCACCCCCAGGGACAAGTTCCAGCTGGAGTTCCTGATTG GTTCCAACCCCTCGGTCCGCCTGCGCACCCTGGAGCGGGTCACGTTCGGCACGCGCCACCGAGGTCGCTGGCCCGGTCGGATCGTGGATTCCCAGGGCTCGCGGACGGTGTTGGCAATCACGGCGCCGGCCGACACCATCGTGGGGAAGTTCCGCATGTACGTGACGGTCGTGTCCTGGAGGGGCTTGCAGCGCACCAAGAGGGACCCGGCCACCGACTGCTACGTGCTTTTCAACTGCTGGAACAGCG GGGATTCTGTGTATTATCCGGAAGAGCAAGGACGGCAGGAGTACGTCCTCAACGACAGCGGCGTCATCTACATCGGCTCCAGGTCCACTCTGCTCAGTCGCGACTGGGTCTTCGGGCAG TTTGAACGCGGTATCTTGGACGCGTGCATCTACATCCTGGACGTGTGCCGCATGCCCATCAGAAACCGCAGCAACGCCATCGAAATGGTCCGGAAGGGTTCCGCCTTG ATCAACTCTCAGGATGAAAACGGTGTGCTGGTGGGCAACTGGAGCGAGAACTTTTCCGGAGGCATGGCGCCCACCCTGTGGACGGGCAGCGTGAATATCCTGCTGCAGTACGCCAACACGGGCAGCTCCGTGCGCTACGGCCAGTGCTGGGTCTTTGCCGGAGTCTTCAACACTT TCCTGCGCTGCCTGGGCATCCCGGCCAGAGTCATCTCCAACTTCAACTCGGCTCACGACAACAACGGCAACCTGAAAATCGAACTCATCTTCAGGGAAGACGGGTCCGCGGACGAGCGCAACACGCACGACTCCATCTG GAACTACCACTGCTGGAACGAGGTCTTCATGACGCGCCCGGACCTGCCCCCCCGACTGAGCGGCTGGCAGGTGGTGGACGCCACCCCCCAGGAGACCAGCGACG GACTGTACCGCTGCGGTCCCGCCTCGGTCCTCGCCATCAAGGAGGGTCTGGTGGGGCACTCCTACGACGGCGCCTTCATTTTCGCCGAG GTGAACAGCGACGTCATCTACGTGACGCAGGACAAGTACGGCAACGAACTCTCCACCTACGTGGACAAGAGGCTGGTGGGGCTGGGACTCTTCACCAAGCACATCCTGGCGGACGCCCCCGTCGACATCACGCACACGTACAAGTACCAAGAAG gAAGCGGCGACGAAGCCAGGGCCATGGAGACGGCCCAGAGCTTCGGCTTGGCGAGAGACCACCCGGACCAGCCCGTCGCCGCAGATGTTCTGATCACCGTCTCGCTCGCCGCTGAACAG GTGGACCTGGGTAAGGACGTGTACGTGACGGTGGAGTTCCAGAACCACGGCGACGCGGCCCAAACGGTGAAGGCGCTGGTGACGTGCGCCGTCATCTACTACACGGGCGTGCTGTCCAAGCGCTTCAAAGAGGAGCCCGTGgaggtcaccgtgccgcccaatcaGA CCGAGCGTGTGGTGCTGAAGACCAAGGCTCAAGATTACATGAAGAACTTGGGCTTCCAGCGCTTCCTGTGCTTCACCCTGGCGGGTCACGGGGAGACAGTGTACCTGAACGCCATGAAGGTGGTCTACCTGCAGGCGCCGCACCTCCAGCTCAAG GTGAGCGGCGTCCAGGAGGTCGGACGGCACATGTTCGTCAACGTGTCCTTCACCAACACCTTCAACTTCCCGCTCTACAACGTCACCCTGGCCATGGAGGGCCCGCGAGCCGTGTCCAACAGGACGCACTTCTACAA TGTCCTCCAGCCTCAAGCTTCCTTTAACTGGAAGGAGTCCTTCGTCCCGCAAGTGATGGGGAAGCGCACCCTGGTGGCCGTGATGTACGCTGCAAATCTCTgcgag ATTTGGGGCAAGGTCGACTTCTTGGTGGAGGCCGGGCCCGCCGTCGCCAACTGA